A section of the Desulfomicrobium apsheronum genome encodes:
- a CDS encoding CgeB family protein has translation MAAEMDYTAELVQGTDGSTDVRILRDGRAQHMGGRRGRENELRRVVEIPVEGALPVFLGAGLGAGLADLLDRTSGPVAVIDAEEPIGALTGVPGKWRDDPRIFWIAEDDPGVALSRLTRWQLRHGGLPFAPIRDPFYARLRPGLYRELADRLEMSLKFDFWNRARYPKFRSKVPRVMLLTSSYFLMGELEAACTRLGYATSLVQLPSQEVGSQEFVESILAEILSFRPDFVLTINHLGVDKEGILTALLARMELPLASWFVDNPHLILYVYENLASDWVTLFTWDVDNIESLKAQGFSRVHYLPLATDPHRFAHAPNTAPARDVSFVGNSMLYKVRAKLRHYDFPPVLLADLKELGRAFMLSGALSVARFLEEERPMYVEAFRALPDVDARLAFETLITWQATLLYRLERVRELLPFKPLLVGDPGWHEILPPGGWTYHRELNYYADLPKFYPATRINFNCTSQQMKGAVNQRVFDVPVCGGFLLTDHRRQMEALFEPGREIVCYQEPGEISGLVRHYLSHDGERARIVQAARSRILAEHTYDLRLKSLVRTMRSIYG, from the coding sequence ATGGCCGCCGAAATGGATTACACCGCCGAACTTGTGCAGGGAACCGACGGTTCCACGGATGTGCGCATCCTGCGGGACGGCCGCGCCCAGCATATGGGCGGCAGGCGAGGCCGTGAGAACGAGTTGCGTCGCGTGGTGGAAATTCCGGTCGAAGGGGCCCTGCCGGTCTTTTTGGGAGCTGGGCTCGGAGCCGGACTGGCCGATTTGCTCGATCGGACTTCCGGGCCGGTGGCCGTGATCGATGCCGAAGAGCCCATCGGCGCCTTGACCGGCGTTCCTGGCAAATGGCGTGACGACCCCCGCATATTCTGGATTGCCGAGGACGACCCGGGCGTGGCTCTGAGCCGCTTGACCCGCTGGCAGCTTCGGCACGGCGGCCTGCCGTTTGCGCCGATCCGCGACCCTTTCTACGCTCGCCTGAGGCCTGGCCTGTACCGCGAGCTTGCCGACCGTCTGGAGATGAGCCTCAAGTTCGATTTCTGGAACCGGGCGCGCTACCCCAAGTTTCGCTCCAAGGTCCCGCGCGTGATGCTCTTGACCAGCTCCTATTTTCTGATGGGCGAGCTTGAGGCCGCCTGCACCCGCCTCGGCTACGCGACCTCGCTGGTGCAGCTGCCGAGCCAGGAGGTGGGCAGCCAGGAATTCGTCGAATCCATCCTCGCGGAAATTTTGTCCTTTCGTCCGGATTTCGTGCTGACTATCAATCATCTGGGCGTGGACAAGGAGGGCATTCTGACGGCGCTTCTGGCGCGCATGGAGCTTCCCCTGGCGTCCTGGTTCGTCGACAACCCGCACCTCATCCTCTACGTCTACGAAAATCTGGCCTCGGATTGGGTCACGCTCTTCACCTGGGACGTGGACAATATCGAATCCCTGAAAGCGCAAGGGTTCTCGCGCGTTCACTACCTGCCCTTGGCCACTGATCCGCACCGTTTTGCCCACGCCCCGAACACGGCCCCGGCGCGCGATGTCTCCTTTGTCGGCAACTCGATGCTTTACAAGGTGCGCGCAAAGCTGCGCCATTACGATTTTCCGCCCGTTCTTCTGGCCGATCTGAAGGAACTCGGGCGCGCCTTCATGCTCAGCGGAGCTCTGTCCGTGGCCCGGTTTCTGGAAGAGGAGCGGCCCATGTACGTGGAGGCTTTCAGGGCTCTGCCGGACGTGGATGCGCGGCTTGCCTTCGAGACCCTGATCACCTGGCAGGCGACCCTTCTGTACCGCCTGGAGCGCGTGCGGGAGCTGTTGCCCTTCAAACCGCTTCTGGTCGGAGACCCGGGGTGGCACGAGATTCTGCCGCCAGGCGGCTGGACCTACCACCGCGAACTCAACTACTACGCCGATCTGCCCAAATTTTATCCTGCTACGCGCATCAACTTCAACTGCACCAGCCAGCAGATGAAGGGCGCGGTCAATCAGCGTGTCTTCGACGTGCCGGTATGCGGCGGATTCTTGCTCACCGACCACCGGCGCCAGATGGAGGCGCTTTTCGAGCCTGGCCGGGAGATCGTCTGTTATCAGGAGCCGGGTGAGATTTCCGGGCTCGTGCGCCATTACCTGAGTCATGACGGCGAGCGCGCAAGGATTGTCCAGGCCGCGCGTTCACGCATTCTGGCCGAACACACCTACGACCTGCGCTTAAAGTCCCTGGTCCGGACCATGCGCTCCATCTACGGTTAG